TATGAATCAAGGCACACTGGCGCGGGCAAAAGGCGTAGTGTTGCAGGGCGGAGAGCGGGATGCTTATCATGGTATTTTTTCTCATTCATAAGCGCTTATTGCGGTAAAAAACATCTATATTAAGCGCTTTATATAGTGTGTTTTTACCATTAATAAGCGCTTATTATGAGAATTTTTATCACAGAAGTTCTTCTACGGTTACCCCCTTGAGGCCGTCTGAATGCACACTAATGCGGTAATCGCTGAATGCAGCAGCGGGTGTGCCGCTTTCGCCGTGGATGCGCTCGACTTTGACGGCTTCAAACAGTTTATGCGCGGGTTCGTTGCCGAGTGCGCTGTCGTGTTTAAAAACAATGAGTTTGCGGGCGGCCATTTCACCACGGGCGGCGGAGCGGTCGTGCTCGAACATGAGCCTTAAGGCGTTCCACAGCTGTTGCAGGTCTTCATCGGAGAAGCCGGTTTTGGCGGCAAGGTTGGCGGAAACGAAGCCGTGCACACGATAGAGTGCATAGGGGACGATGTATTTGCGCCCCATGGTGCGTTCTTTTTCGAGGTCTTTTTCGTTGGTTACGGCCATGCGGGTGATGGAGACTTCCAGCGGCACGATGGGGTCGACGGATTGGGCGAAGGCGAGCTGCACGGGGCCGCGCACTTGGCCGCTGTTGACTTCAGTGGTCATCACTGCACCGAAGGTACGGATATCGAAGAAATTTTTGCACATCCATGCGGTGATGTCGCGGGCTTTGGCTTCGTCTTTGGGCAGCTTTTTGGCTTCGGATTCGATGCCGAGGGCTTCATAAGCGCGTTTGTTTTGCAGGTTGAGCACGCTTTTTTCTTTCACGTAAATCTCATAGCCCGCTTGGTTTTCGTTGGCCAGCTCCACAAAGTTGCGGATTTTGCGCTTCAGGCACACATCGGTTACCAAGCCTTTGCTGGACTCGGGGTCGAGGCGCGGCATATTGCCGGCGTCGGGGTCTCCATTGGGGTTGCCGTTGGTTACGTCGAAGAAAAACACGAATTCGTAGCGGTTTTGGATACTCATCACTTTATCTCCTTGGATTTATTCGTCTTCAGAATCAGATTCTGTCTTCAAATGATTGGCCAGCTCAATGTCTTCAGGAACATCTCCACCTTCTTGCTTGCTGTATTTTTTGAACCGCTGTTGGTAATAACCAATGACAAAACGGCCTTGTTCTTCCAGCGATAAATGGCGGGGGAACGGGGTTTCAGCATCAAAAACGCTGACAATTTCCCCAACTTTGTTTTCCAGCCAATTGGCCAGTTTTTTAGAATCTCCTGTTACCCATTTTGCTTTTTTACCTTTTCTCAAGCCGGAGATGTGGGTACGGTAATTATCCAAAAGCAAGGGGAAAGTGCTGTGCGGCGAACTGGAAGCACCGCCGTAAAATTTATCTCTCACACCGGCATTCAACTCCCCCAAAGCAGATGATTGCGCCAATTCGATAATGGCAAACAAACGCCCCAAGCGGTACGGAATGTCTTGAGTTTCTTCATTAAGCCCCATATCAAACTCCTCTTTGCATAAATTGTTACGTTTTAAAACCGATTTAATTACCGCTACCCGCAGGCCGCTAATGAAGCCGTCCGAGCGGATACGGCCAATCATGCGCGACAGCATGGTTTGCGGATAATGCCTGCCCGTTAAGATGGCACGCATGTATTCCCCTGCCAATTGCGGCGGAATGTCTTTGCTTTCCGACTTTTTCAGACGGCCGTCGGCTCCTTTGCGCTTGGGCGTGGTTTCCAGCAATATCCGCCAAACGGAAGGCGGTTTTGCACCCCATACAGGCGGGTTAATCGACAAATCATCGCGATGTTTTTTGATATTTTCCGCCAGCTTGCCAAACGTGGTATCCAGCCAAAAACGGATGGAAATGCGCGAAGCATTGGGTGCCAAACCCAAAATATAAAAACGGGTTTGGTCGTCCAAATTCGGATCGATTTCCCGAAGCGGGCGGCCTTTGACCACTTGCGCCAAAACATCGAAGATTTTCTGGTTTTCCTGCTCATCGTCGGGCGGTGTCATCGCGGCGGCAAAAAAACCTTCCGCTGCCTCAGCTTGCTCGGGCGTGGCGGCTTCTGCCCAGAAAACGGTGCTGGCATCGCCGATGGTCAGGCAATGGCCGTTTTCACGGCGCAGCAAGTAATTGAGTGCGGTGGTATAGGCAAAGGCAGACACTTCCGACACCGGCGCATTCGCACCCTGCTCTTTGCCGAAAGAAGTAAACGATTCTTTATTGAACGAGATAATCGAGCCGCCCGAACTCTGCCCACCGAACACGCCCTTAATCGCCGGATGCAGCCGCGCAATCGGTGCTTGTTCGCCGCTTACCAAACACAAACCCTGCTCCGCTTCATCGTTTTTCAGACGGCCTGCCCACAATGCCTGTGCCGCTTCGCGCTGATGGATATAGCCGCGCGTGCCGTCCAATCTGAACACCACGTTGGCATCGAGCATGTCAGGCAAACATGGCGGATGGGCAAATTGCTCGGGCTGCCAGCGTTCCAAAAAACGGCGCAAGGCCAGCAAGCCCTCGTCTTGCGTGTCTTTCAGAGCTTCCAAATGCAGCTCACGGAAAGCGGCAAAGGTTTTTTCAGACGGCACAAATGGCTGTTCTTTGGCAGTAGCCTTGTCTTTATTGGCTTCCACGCCCAGCGCATAGGCGGTTTTGTCCCACAAAAAATTGGGCTTCACGCCTGACGTTCGCTTTTCAGGACGCGGCACACTCATCAAGCGCGGCTGCGGCTTTTTGTCGCCTGTGAGATGCGGCACCACATCCACCAACAGGCCGTCTGAATCCAACACCAGCACCCAGCCGATTTTTTCTTCGCTAAACCCATAAGGCGGCACTTTCGGATTACCCGCCACATCGTTTTCAGTGGCTAAACGGCGGTAATAACGCGCAAGAGAGGTCAAAATCATTTTTTCACCTCCTCAGCAAAAAACGGCGGCACTTCAACCACCCCGTTTTTCATCTCCGCACGGAAAAAGTGCGGCAGATTGCTACCGTCGAAATCAATATCGTGCAACATCCAGCCCAAATCGCGGTCGCGCTCGTTTTCAGGTAGCGCCGACTTCGGCAGCGAATCCTCATCCACCCACGCAAAATGCGCCGGAAACTCGCGCACGCCCATGCAAGGCTGCTGGAAGCACTGCCCTTTTGCGGCGCGGCGTTTAAACATCTCGATATGCTTGGCAATCGTTTCGCCCTCGCCCGCCCGCGCAGTTAACACCGCATGTGCCTCAATCACATAGGCCACATCTTTCAACACCGTCGCCGCGCGCTGCTGACGGTCATCCTCAATCAGCGCATACAAATCTTCTACACTCTTGCGCCGCATCGCCCCGCTGACCTTACTGGCCGAAATCTTGCTGCCCAACTCATTGCGCCGCACCGACTCGAAGCGAATCGGCTTCAATACATGAATGCGGTCAATCACCCAACGAATCGCCGGCTTCCAATGCACTGCGGCCAAAATCCCTCGCGCCGCTGAGGGCGTCATCACATCGTAAGAGACACGCTCTACCTTCATCTCAGGGCGGGTAAAGCAGGCGTAGTCGCCCCAGATGTGTAAGCGTATTTTGTTTGCCATGCTGGCTCCTTTTACACACAGCCGCCCGAAGGCGGCTGACTTTCACTTTAAACTATCAACTTTAGTTTCAACCCACGCAGCCCGAAGGCTGCGATACATTAGCTATTTTCAGACGGCCTGTTTCTCAAACCGCAAAAAATCCGCCAATTTTTTGGCTTCACTCACTTCATCATGAGGAATCAACAGATAACGCCACGCTTTCGTGCCGTGTTGGCTGGCGTAATCGGATGCGTGTTGGCACCATGTGCTTGCCGCTTGGGCTTTGGCTTGCACTTCCGGCGTATTCAAATCAGCACGCGCCTTGGTTTCCGCCATCAAAATACAATCCTCCGTCTCCACCACAAAGTCAGGCAAATATTCTTTTTGCTCCATACCCAGTTTGTAATCTATTTGAAACTGCCCTTTGGCAGGTTTAAACCATTTTTGTGCGTCGCGCTCTAAAATAACGGCAAAGCGACGTTCGGTGTCGGAATCAAATTTTTGCAACGGATACAGACATTTTTTGAAATGGCCGAACAACATATGTTTGATGCGCGTTTTATCCGCCACGGTATCGCGCACCGCATGTACAGGCTCGCCTGCAACCACGGTATAGGCGCAGGGTTTGAGCGGACTAAAGCCTTGGCTAACCCTGGCTTCGTAGCCGGCGGCTTTTTCCCAAAAGTGCGCAGCCATTTGTGCATGAATTTCACGGGCAATCAGGCAACGTTCTTTGTCCAGCACATTCAGGGCTTCTTCTCCACTTAAATAACTGTGCAAATACGCCACCATCTGCCCCGCCAAGTCATATAAAAGCTCGGATTGGGTAAAGTAATCAATATCGTCAAAATCGATTAGTGCGTGAACGATATAATCTTCAGGGCGTTTTTCAGTCAGCCCCATTTCCCGTGCCAAGCTGGTTTGCTCGTTAGTGTGCAGATTGTGAATGGTGATTTCCCGTTCGCTCGGTTGTAAACGCAACCCGCTGGCATCCAAAGTGAACGGATGAAATCCCGTGCTCACCTCGCCGCTTGGCACAACGGTAATGCGCGGAATATCGATATTGTTATCCACCATCACCTTTGTGGTTTTGGCAACAATATTTGCCACATCCGGCGTATTTTCCATCGGTAATTCGCCCTGCGCCGGTTGCAGGCGTTTTTGCACCTCGGCGGTAATTTGCGCCTGTATATCTGATTGCAATAATGCTTGCGAAGTCGGCGCATCATCAGGTCTGCGGCCATATTGTGCCGCCACCTCCATCACCACGCGGGCAATTCGCTTTTCATTTTCATTGGTAAAAACGGATTGATAAGATTGTGATTCTTGTGCAGGAATAAATTCAGACGGCCCATCAGCCAGCCCCAAATGCACCTCCATGGTGCTAGCTACCCGAACACTCACCTTTTCATCATCTTGGCTGGGTGCTTCCAAAATAACCTGCTGCAAACGCAACACCGAATCGCCCTGATTGGCTTCATCAATAATTTCCTGAAAACGGTCATGGGCGATGATATTAAGCCTATCCACCGCCTCCACACCAGTACGCTTTCCATAAGGCAAACGTAAACCGCGTCCGATGGATTGCTCAATCAAAGTGCGGGCATTAGCAGCACGAAGCGGCACAATGGTATAAAGATTGGTAACATCCCAACCTTCTTTCAACATATTGACGTGAATCACAATCTCGGTTGGCTCATCCACGCTTTCCACCGCCAGCAACCGGGCAATCATTTCTTCTTCATCTTTGCCCGATTTGCTCGAATCCACCTGAATCACTTTGCCTGCATAGCGCCCGCTGTAAAAAGCTTCCGACTCTATCAAGGCAAGCAAAGCAGCCGCGTGCGTGGTATCGCGGGCAATCACCAGCATAAAAGGCTTAATCGGCTTTACACCGTTTTCGCGCGCATAAGTGAGCAGCTCTACTTTGGTGTTTTCATGCACACGCACGCCGTCTTCCAATTTGATTTTCTCAATTTCTTCGGGTGTATGGTCTTTAGCATTGAAATTGCGCTGGGTTACCACCGCCGGCACTTTCACAAAACCATCTTCTAACGCGCGCGCAAGGGGATAATCAACAATCACATTTTTAAAAGGCTGCGGTGCTTTTCCTGTTTCCACAAAAGGTGTAGCGGTCAACTCCAAACCCAATAACGGTTTCAATTCATTAATCGCCCGCATACCCGCTTGCGCCCGATAGCGGTGCGATTCGTCCATCAACAGCACCAAATCGGGCAAATTGGCCAAATAATTGAAATAACTGTCGCCCAGCACTTCGCGCATCCGCTTGATACGCGGCTCTTTACCGCCGCGCACTTCAGAGTTGATTTTGGCGATATTGAAAATGTTGATCCGTACTTCCGTTATCCAGTCGCCGGAGGCAATATCCTGCCGCTCGTAATCTTCGCCGGTAATCACCCGTGGCGGATGAAGAGCAAATTCACTAATCCCCTTAAACACATATTTGGGCGTATTGGGCGAAAAGTCGGCAATCAGCTTGTTGTAAATAGTGAGGTTGGGCGCCAGCACAAAAAAATTGTTGATGCCGTGCGCCAAATGCAGATAAGCGATAAACGCCCCCATCAAGCGGGTTTTGCCCACACCTGTTGCCAGCGCAAAACATAAAGACGGAAACTCTCGCTCAAACTCCTGCAAAGTGGCAAATTCACCCTTTAAGATTTCCAAAACTGCCGCCACATCACGTTCATGCTTGAGTATTTGCGGCGCGGCATCCAATGCTTGCTTTAACTTCGCCAAACTGTGTGCTTGCGGCGCACGCAGCGACAAGCGGCCGTTGATATGGTGTTGAATTCTTGTAGTCATGATGTCGTTCCGCACTTGGCAGTTATGCCAATATTTTGGCTAGCTGCATAGATATTGATGTCGTGAGTTACTCGCAAATTTCGAGCAACCGCTTTTTCTTGTGCAGCATGTTGCGGCACAAACAGCGTTTTCAGGCGGCCTATTTGCTTATGTTTCATTCTTTTTACCCTTATTTTTAGGCAGCACCTGTTTACGCGTACGCTCAAGCTGCTTAACCGGCTCGACAATCGCACGTTCAAAATCCTGCTCAGCCCGTGAAGGCAGCCTGCTTTGTTGCGCCCGATATTGCTCATAAACCGCTTGCGCCCGCGCCAACGCGGCATCTGCCGATACTTTGCCTGCATGGGTCAAAACCTCTTTGCGGGTCAGGCGCAAAAAGTTATCCAACTCATTTGCCCAGTCTGTCATATACATCGGCTGCCGCGCCTGTGCCTGCAACTCGGCCACTTCGATATAAGCGGTAACGATACGGTTGAGCACCTCCAGTTCTTCGGCATTCAAATAATTCTTGGCAATGCCCACATCCGCCTTACGCACCGGTTTTCCCTTGCCTTGTCCATCCCAATTGGTCAGCCCCATATAAGGTGCCTCGGCATCGGCACGCAGCATAATCAATTCGGCAGCCGTATGCCCGTGTGCCGCCCAGTGCATCTTGTTTTGCAAGGTAGCGAAAAACTGCCGTGACGTTTCCGTATTAGGATCGTAGTCGATACTGGTGGCATAAATATCCAGCACCTTGCGCCAAAATACCTTTTCCGAAGAACGAATATCACGTATTTGCGCCAACAAAGCTTCAAAATACGCTTCATCCTTGCCTGCCTTGAAGCGTTCGCTATCCAGCAGAAAACCTTTTTCCAAATAATGACCCAACTGCTCGGTTGCCCAACGACGAAACTGCATACCGCGATGCGAACGTACCCGGTAACCAACTGCCAAAACAGCATCCAAATGATAATGATCAATCAAGCGGCGAACCTGCCGACTGCCCTCGATTTGAACTATCCGGAATTTCCGGATAGTTCGTTCGGGGTCAACTTCATCTTCATCAAAAATATTGCCCAAATGCTCACTGATGGTTCTGACTGAAACCTGAAACAGCTCTGCCATCTGCGCTTGCGACAACCAAAGTCCGCCTTCCACAAACCTCACCTGAATGCGTGTTTGCGCATCTTCCGTTTGGTAAAGTAAAAATTCACCCTGTGAAACCTGTACATCCTGCGTCATTGTTCCTCCCCGTCAAACAGCCCCTCTTGCTCTTCAGGTAGCCTTTTGCCCTTTTTCGCTTTCACAGGCAGCTTCTGGTCATCCGTTTTTTCAGGCAGGGGTTCGGCTTCGGCAAAGGGCAGATTGGCAACATTCAAACTGTAATCGTCATGCCCCCATTCACAGCGCGCCAAAATCATTTTCGGAATTTTCTTTAAAGTGAGATTGGGAAAACGCTCCGCCGCCTGAGTAGCCGTCAAACCGCGCCATGCCGAACAGCAAATCAACAGGCTGCACCCTTCGCCCACTTCGTCCGACAATGCCTGCAACTGCTCGGCAGATAAACTCTGCGTGGTCACATAAATAAAATCGCACTCGCTGGAATAGCCATGCTGCCACCAATGCGTTTCAGACGGCCTATAAGTAAAGCCCTCCAACTTGGCAAGCGCTTCGGCAAGCATTTCAGGGTTGTAGTCGGGGTTGATAATCGGATTGCCCCAGCGATCATTAATAATCAGCGTTGGTGCCAAACGGTAATAACGAAAACCGCCGCCGCCCTGCCAATTGACCGCTTTGGAAATCCCACCCTGATCAGTGCCGTCAATCACCTTTTGCAGACGCGGAATAATATGGGTGTGGCAATGTTCGCCCAGTTCCACCATAATCCAGCGGCGTCCCATTTTGTGGGCAACGGCGCCAGTGGTGCCGGAACCGGCGAAGGAATCAAGGACAAGATCGCCGGGGTTGGTGGCAATGTGCATTACCCTAGAAAGTAACAGTTCTGGCTTTGGCGTATCAAAAAGATCGTTGCGATTACCAAACATCGCTCTCATTTCGGATTTTGCGCCAATGTTGTGTCCCGCAAATTCATGCTCCCAAATAGTGATAGGCACAACACCCTGTTGTACTTCAGATAAGAAAGTTTTTTTGTACGGTCTAGAGTCTCCTTTTTTACCAAAGGTAATCCTGCCATCAGCTAAAAGTTCTTCATATTTCTGTTTGGAAACAACCCATGATCGTGTTGGTGGTGGGCGAAAACTTAAACCAGCAGGAGAAATAATTTCATAGTCATTTGCTGCGGAATACGTTTTAACCGATAGATTGGTAGGATACCAAGGTCCTCTAGGGTCATTATCCCAGTTAACATATTTGCTGTTCAATTCTTCGCTTCTTGGTACTAAATTTGGTCGCCAATTATCACTTAATTTCGCATAAACCAATAAATGATCATGGACAGAACTAAATTGTTTAGAATCATTTGTAGCAGCATATTTTTTCTGCCAAACCACATTTGCAACAAAATTCCCCCGCCCAAAAATCTCATCGCAAAGCACCTTCAAATAATGCGCTTCATTGTCATCAATCGTGATCCACAGCGAACCGTCATCCGAAAGCAAGCGTTTGATAATCTCCAAACGGTCGCGCATCAGCCCCAACCAAATCGAATGCTCCAGCCCGTCGTCATAATGGGTAAAGGCACTACCGGTGTTATACGGCGGATCAATAAACACACACTTCACTTTCCCGGTAAATTCCTGCTCCAAGGCCTTAAGCGCGAGCAGGTTATCGCCAAAAATCAGACGGTTATCAAAAACATCCTTTTCCGACCGCACCTTGGCATGATAAGACTTATCTGCCTCTTCCAATAAAATACGGGCTTCCAACTTAGGACGCTTGTGCTTGCCTATCCAAGTGAGTTCTAGTTTTTGGTTTTTCATAAATATCAACTCGGTTTTTTTAATGGGTATAGTCGGCGGGTATCACCGCTGTTTTTCCAATAACTTCCTGTATCTTTATTCGGCCATCCATAATCCGGACAAATCAAGGCATCACATAATTTCTCAACTAATCGAGCAAATTTTAATCCGTCTTGTGGATGAAGATTGAAAGAAAATTCGTTGAAATGCGCTCCTAATA
Above is a genomic segment from Neisseria weaveri containing:
- the cas7c gene encoding type I-C CRISPR-associated protein Cas7/Csd2, with protein sequence MSIQNRYEFVFFFDVTNGNPNGDPDAGNMPRLDPESSKGLVTDVCLKRKIRNFVELANENQAGYEIYVKEKSVLNLQNKRAYEALGIESEAKKLPKDEAKARDITAWMCKNFFDIRTFGAVMTTEVNSGQVRGPVQLAFAQSVDPIVPLEVSITRMAVTNEKDLEKERTMGRKYIVPYALYRVHGFVSANLAAKTGFSDEDLQQLWNALRLMFEHDRSAARGEMAARKLIVFKHDSALGNEPAHKLFEAVKVERIHGESGTPAAAFSDYRISVHSDGLKGVTVEELL
- the cas8c gene encoding type I-C CRISPR-associated protein Cas8c/Csd1, whose amino-acid sequence is MILTSLARYYRRLATENDVAGNPKVPPYGFSEEKIGWVLVLDSDGLLVDVVPHLTGDKKPQPRLMSVPRPEKRTSGVKPNFLWDKTAYALGVEANKDKATAKEQPFVPSEKTFAAFRELHLEALKDTQDEGLLALRRFLERWQPEQFAHPPCLPDMLDANVVFRLDGTRGYIHQREAAQALWAGRLKNDEAEQGLCLVSGEQAPIARLHPAIKGVFGGQSSGGSIISFNKESFTSFGKEQGANAPVSEVSAFAYTTALNYLLRRENGHCLTIGDASTVFWAEAATPEQAEAAEGFFAAAMTPPDDEQENQKIFDVLAQVVKGRPLREIDPNLDDQTRFYILGLAPNASRISIRFWLDTTFGKLAENIKKHRDDLSINPPVWGAKPPSVWRILLETTPKRKGADGRLKKSESKDIPPQLAGEYMRAILTGRHYPQTMLSRMIGRIRSDGFISGLRVAVIKSVLKRNNLCKEEFDMGLNEETQDIPYRLGRLFAIIELAQSSALGELNAGVRDKFYGGASSSPHSTFPLLLDNYRTHISGLRKGKKAKWVTGDSKKLANWLENKVGEIVSVFDAETPFPRHLSLEEQGRFVIGYYQQRFKKYSKQEGGDVPEDIELANHLKTESDSEDE
- the cas5c gene encoding type I-C CRISPR-associated protein Cas5c; its protein translation is MANKIRLHIWGDYACFTRPEMKVERVSYDVMTPSAARGILAAVHWKPAIRWVIDRIHVLKPIRFESVRRNELGSKISASKVSGAMRRKSVEDLYALIEDDRQQRAATVLKDVAYVIEAHAVLTARAGEGETIAKHIEMFKRRAAKGQCFQQPCMGVREFPAHFAWVDEDSLPKSALPENERDRDLGWMLHDIDFDGSNLPHFFRAEMKNGVVEVPPFFAEEVKK
- a CDS encoding DEAD/DEAH box helicase family protein, with protein sequence MTTRIQHHINGRLSLRAPQAHSLAKLKQALDAAPQILKHERDVAAVLEILKGEFATLQEFEREFPSLCFALATGVGKTRLMGAFIAYLHLAHGINNFFVLAPNLTIYNKLIADFSPNTPKYVFKGISEFALHPPRVITGEDYERQDIASGDWITEVRINIFNIAKINSEVRGGKEPRIKRMREVLGDSYFNYLANLPDLVLLMDESHRYRAQAGMRAINELKPLLGLELTATPFVETGKAPQPFKNVIVDYPLARALEDGFVKVPAVVTQRNFNAKDHTPEEIEKIKLEDGVRVHENTKVELLTYARENGVKPIKPFMLVIARDTTHAAALLALIESEAFYSGRYAGKVIQVDSSKSGKDEEEMIARLLAVESVDEPTEIVIHVNMLKEGWDVTNLYTIVPLRAANARTLIEQSIGRGLRLPYGKRTGVEAVDRLNIIAHDRFQEIIDEANQGDSVLRLQQVILEAPSQDDEKVSVRVASTMEVHLGLADGPSEFIPAQESQSYQSVFTNENEKRIARVVMEVAAQYGRRPDDAPTSQALLQSDIQAQITAEVQKRLQPAQGELPMENTPDVANIVAKTTKVMVDNNIDIPRITVVPSGEVSTGFHPFTLDASGLRLQPSEREITIHNLHTNEQTSLAREMGLTEKRPEDYIVHALIDFDDIDYFTQSELLYDLAGQMVAYLHSYLSGEEALNVLDKERCLIAREIHAQMAAHFWEKAAGYEARVSQGFSPLKPCAYTVVAGEPVHAVRDTVADKTRIKHMLFGHFKKCLYPLQKFDSDTERRFAVILERDAQKWFKPAKGQFQIDYKLGMEQKEYLPDFVVETEDCILMAETKARADLNTPEVQAKAQAASTWCQHASDYASQHGTKAWRYLLIPHDEVSEAKKLADFLRFEKQAV
- a CDS encoding virulence RhuM family protein translates to MTQDVQVSQGEFLLYQTEDAQTRIQVRFVEGGLWLSQAQMAELFQVSVRTISEHLGNIFDEDEVDPERTIRKFRIVQIEGSRQVRRLIDHYHLDAVLAVGYRVRSHRGMQFRRWATEQLGHYLEKGFLLDSERFKAGKDEAYFEALLAQIRDIRSSEKVFWRKVLDIYATSIDYDPNTETSRQFFATLQNKMHWAAHGHTAAELIMLRADAEAPYMGLTNWDGQGKGKPVRKADVGIAKNYLNAEELEVLNRIVTAYIEVAELQAQARQPMYMTDWANELDNFLRLTRKEVLTHAGKVSADAALARAQAVYEQYRAQQSRLPSRAEQDFERAIVEPVKQLERTRKQVLPKNKGKKNET
- a CDS encoding site-specific DNA-methyltransferase, producing the protein MKNQKLELTWIGKHKRPKLEARILLEEADKSYHAKVRSEKDVFDNRLIFGDNLLALKALEQEFTGKVKCVFIDPPYNTGSAFTHYDDGLEHSIWLGLMRDRLEIIKRLLSDDGSLWITIDDNEAHYLKVLCDEIFGRGNFVANVVWQKKYAATNDSKQFSSVHDHLLVYAKLSDNWRPNLVPRSEELNSKYVNWDNDPRGPWYPTNLSVKTYSAANDYEIISPAGLSFRPPPTRSWVVSKQKYEELLADGRITFGKKGDSRPYKKTFLSEVQQGVVPITIWEHEFAGHNIGAKSEMRAMFGNRNDLFDTPKPELLLSRVMHIATNPGDLVLDSFAGSGTTGAVAHKMGRRWIMVELGEHCHTHIIPRLQKVIDGTDQGGISKAVNWQGGGGFRYYRLAPTLIINDRWGNPIINPDYNPEMLAEALAKLEGFTYRPSETHWWQHGYSSECDFIYVTTQSLSAEQLQALSDEVGEGCSLLICCSAWRGLTATQAAERFPNLTLKKIPKMILARCEWGHDDYSLNVANLPFAEAEPLPEKTDDQKLPVKAKKGKRLPEEQEGLFDGEEQ